A genomic region of Cydia amplana chromosome 5, ilCydAmpl1.1, whole genome shotgun sequence contains the following coding sequences:
- the LOC134648146 gene encoding prolactin regulatory element-binding protein — protein sequence MSRNRCDGLLARVDFPLYTLQTLTNRHVLVAGGGGASNTGVANGFEIFELSHNGTRFVAEEVMRHETGPNVVMTCAVRTADNRTFLTAGQESHCQLYRVNIRMVDAAEMRRGSFRAENGLVRRRRRTVSENENISKTDKNSNTMEKRMSFEIRPSDSIQTDFGPDPLQRVVRISHNGKLLATGGADCKVRVWSFPAMQLLFVLDAHTKELDDLDFSPCDSTLASIGKDGLAHLWHTSRRAPPRLAVACQPPNGSKYLFRRCRFGSIEDKKNEYRMFTIANPLARSGKQKGLIQLWDPTNGELRKTVIVNESLSALAVRDDGRFVGVGTMFSGSVDIYVAFSLQLVLHVPRAHRMFVTGLEFLPTRAFGPPVTSGAEAALLSISVDNCLAVHSLPYPSTMPAWVAIILIVFVLFCTFTLCSYLGI from the exons ATGTCTCGGAATCGATGCGACGGTCTGCTTGCGCGAGTGGATTTTCCACTTTACACGCTTCAGACATTGACGAATCGACATGTTCTGGTGGCCGGAGGCGGCGGAGCCTCGAACACAGGCGTCGCGAATGGATTC GAAATATTCGAGTTGTCGCATAATGGGACAAGGTTCGTGGCGGAGGAGGTGATGAGGCACGAGACGGGGCCTAACGTGGTGATGACGTGCGCGGTGCGGACGGCCGACAACCGTACGTTCCTCACGGCAGGCCAGGAGAGCCACTGCCAACTCTACCGGGTCAACATCCGCATGGTGGATGCTGCGGAGATGCGACGGGGCAGCTTCCGCGCAGAGAATGGACTCGTACGGCGAAGAAGACGAACCGTGTCAGAGAATGAGAACATTTCCAAAACAGACAAGAACAGCAATACTATGGAGAAGAGAATGTCATTTGAAATAAGGCCCAGCGACAGCATCCAGACAGATTTTGG CCCGGACCCGCTGCAGAGGGTGGTCCGCATCAGCCACAACGGTAAACTGCTGGCGACGGGTGGCGCAGACTGCAAGGTGCGAGTCTGGAGCTTTCCCGCCATGCAGTTACTATTCGTGTTGGATGCACACACTAAAGAG TTGGACGACCTAGACTTCAGCCCCTGCGACTCCACACTGGCGAGCATCGGCAAGGACGGGCTGGCGCACCTGTGGCACAcgtcgcgccgcgcgccgccgcgcctcGCCGTCGCGTGTCAGCCGCCCAACGGCAGCAAGTACCTGTTCCGCCGGTGCCG ATTCGGCTCTATAGAGGACAAGAAAAACGAATATCGCATGTTCACGATCGCTAACCCCCTCGCGCGCTCCGGCAAACAAAAGGGGCTCATCCAACTCTGGGATCCGACCAATGGGGAGCTGCGAAAAACTGTCATCGTGAACGAATCACTGAGCGCGCTGGCCGTGAGAGATGATGGAAGATTTGTGGGCGTCGGGACCATGTTTAGTGGCTCAGTGGATATCTATGTGGCGTTCAGCTTGCAG CTGGTGCTGCACGTGCCGCGCGCGCACCGCATGTTCGTGACGGGGCTGGAGTTCCTCCCGACGCGCGCCTTCGGGCCGCCCGTCACCAGCGGCGCCGAGGCCGCGCTACTGTCCATCTCCGTCGACAACTGCCTCGCCGTGCACAGCCTGCCCTACCCGA gTACTATGCCCGCCTGGGTTGCCATCATTCTAATAGTTTTCGTACTGTTCTGTACCTTTACATTATGTTCGTATctaggtatttaa